A region of Nostoc sp. 'Peltigera membranacea cyanobiont' N6 DNA encodes the following proteins:
- a CDS encoding putative baseplate assembly protein — translation MNFDFLPKLPSSNLDDRAFDDLVEECIMRIPRYCPEWTDHNLSDPGITLIELFAWLTDQMLLRFNQVPRKNYVAFLELLGIRLQPPAPARTELTFYLSAALPEAYTIPAGLEASTIRTETTEAITFSTDAALIIGNPRIQHFLTAQTTEDIPQSLRERVTTSWTRQSNGFWTGNEQPIFEEEPQPGNCFYLAINSDDPLDANVLEIIFQGAAATPAGINPNQPPRKWEAWDGENWQAVLLQESDDKTRGFSFYEMAQQGGNPSQGAEVRLHLPQVWPVANFTSYRGRWLRCSFISKENESGYNRPPRIIGLAARSIGGTVRASHSTLILDERLGISDGTPGQSFQLQTAPILERRENEYILVTPSGGLPQQWTEVRDFADSGPHNFHYTIDSIAGTIQFGPLIREPSQLKQQTQVRSRIQEPSLDNTSVQVLENNQSEHQYGAIPPRGSEIRMVTYRTGGGREGNVQTGAIQFLKSAYPYIASVVNRIPAINGADAESLEQAVMKAPRILRTRDRAVTAEDFEVLTQQAGSGAIARVRCLSANSRRQAGIVSLLVVPYANTDAIAQGNGITPEEFNLSNALQEQILSYLDERRLLGVQIELQEPNYVGVSVQTEVALEPAYNNPFASEEIRRNLRVLLYKYLNPLTGGMDGKGWPFGRPVYTSDIVALLQQTPGVRHLGPVLLFPIRKQGENWRRQPSPEQLIDPGSEGLICSWADTNLRSNHDIQIIRNS, via the coding sequence ATGAACTTTGATTTTTTACCGAAATTACCTTCTTCCAACTTAGACGATCGCGCCTTCGATGATTTGGTGGAAGAATGTATTATGCGTATTCCTCGCTACTGTCCAGAATGGACAGACCACAATCTCAGCGACCCAGGAATTACGCTAATTGAGTTATTTGCTTGGTTAACTGACCAAATGTTGCTCAGATTTAACCAAGTACCTCGCAAAAATTATGTCGCTTTCCTAGAATTACTGGGTATTCGTCTCCAGCCTCCCGCCCCAGCCCGCACGGAATTAACTTTTTATTTAAGCGCTGCATTACCCGAAGCCTACACGATTCCCGCCGGATTAGAAGCCTCAACTATCCGCACTGAAACTACAGAAGCGATTACTTTTAGTACAGATGCTGCTCTAATTATCGGCAACCCCCGCATCCAACACTTCTTAACTGCCCAAACTACCGAAGATATTCCCCAATCTCTGCGCGAAAGAGTCACAACTTCCTGGACTCGTCAATCTAACGGTTTCTGGACAGGTAACGAACAACCGATTTTTGAAGAGGAACCCCAGCCTGGTAACTGTTTTTATTTAGCAATTAATTCTGACGACCCTTTAGATGCTAATGTTTTAGAAATTATTTTCCAAGGGGCTGCGGCTACTCCTGCTGGAATTAATCCCAATCAACCGCCCCGCAAGTGGGAAGCCTGGGATGGAGAAAATTGGCAAGCAGTTTTATTGCAAGAGTCGGATGATAAAACTCGCGGTTTCAGTTTTTATGAAATGGCCCAACAGGGTGGAAACCCGTCTCAAGGTGCAGAGGTACGTTTACATTTACCTCAAGTTTGGCCTGTGGCTAATTTTACCTCTTACCGAGGTCGCTGGTTGCGCTGTAGCTTTATTAGTAAAGAAAATGAATCTGGTTACAATCGTCCGCCAAGAATTATTGGTTTAGCAGCGCGGTCAATTGGCGGTACTGTTAGGGCTAGTCACAGTACGCTGATTCTAGATGAGCGATTAGGAATTAGTGACGGCACACCCGGTCAGAGTTTCCAATTACAAACAGCGCCAATTTTAGAACGCCGAGAAAATGAATATATTTTAGTTACTCCCAGTGGTGGTTTGCCTCAGCAGTGGACTGAGGTGAGAGATTTTGCTGATTCTGGTCCGCATAATTTCCATTACACCATCGATTCGATCGCTGGTACAATCCAGTTTGGGCCGCTGATTCGGGAACCTAGCCAACTTAAACAACAAACACAGGTGCGATCGCGAATTCAAGAACCATCGCTAGATAACACATCTGTACAAGTTCTAGAAAATAACCAGTCCGAACACCAATATGGGGCGATTCCTCCCCGTGGCTCAGAAATTAGGATGGTTACTTATCGTACAGGTGGCGGTAGGGAAGGTAATGTGCAAACTGGGGCAATCCAGTTTTTGAAGTCTGCATATCCATACATTGCTAGTGTGGTCAATCGTATACCAGCAATTAATGGAGCAGATGCCGAATCGCTAGAGCAGGCTGTAATGAAGGCTCCCCGCATCCTCCGTACACGCGATCGCGCCGTCACTGCCGAAGATTTTGAAGTTTTGACTCAACAAGCGGGTTCTGGTGCGATCGCCCGCGTCCGGTGTTTGTCAGCAAATTCTCGTAGACAAGCTGGTATAGTTAGTTTACTTGTAGTTCCTTATGCAAATACAGATGCGATCGCGCAAGGTAATGGCATAACACCAGAAGAGTTTAATCTGAGTAACGCCCTTCAAGAGCAAATTTTGAGTTACTTAGATGAAAGACGGTTATTAGGGGTACAAATAGAATTACAAGAGCCGAATTACGTAGGTGTTTCGGTACAGACAGAAGTTGCTTTAGAGCCAGCATACAACAACCCTTTTGCCAGCGAAGAAATTCGTCGGAATTTAAGGGTATTACTGTATAAATATTTAAATCCATTAACTGGAGGAATGGACGGCAAAGGTTGGCCATTTGGACGACCCGTTTATACATCCGATATTGTTGCATTACTACAACAAACCCCAGGCGTGCGTCATTTAGGCCCCGTCCTGCTATTTCCCATCCGCAAGCAAGGAGAAAATTGGCGACGACAACCATCACCAGAACAACTAATTGACCCAGGATCGGAAGGTTTAATATGTTCTTGGGCTGATACCAATCTACGTTCAAATCACGACATTCAAATAATTCGTAATTCGTAA
- a CDS encoding eCIS core domain-containing protein, translating into MREYVSRKKQTTTGFSIPSLKHPTRGFGLESSAISRQAVPKIQPLNQLVTHDISHIPLRSQAKLSISQPGDIYEQEADSVAQQVMQRMAQPVNRQSIQREALPEEEEELQMKSLDNSTLQREALPEDEEELQMKSLDNSTLQREALPEDEEELQMKSLDNSTLQREALPEDEEELQMKSLDNSTLQREALPEDEEELQMKPMVQRQAEAEIAAAPDLEASINQAKSGGQSMADNIRKPMEQAFGADFSGVKVHTDGKSDQLNQSIQARAFTTGQDVFFRQGEYNPGSRGGQELLAHELTHVVQQNGGAVQRKAMPKEYLQAKSTLRSGEAIAELRDFQEMANNSPQTKQAPQLQAMADNYSDRQPIQKKESLTEPTTSLTTALSSEYVLQRKIKIKADKGKKTKTYANFKAFEKSPSYETLMGSLAELDVDPKVVEFHLKQLFSTEVEFENEQHFTEALIYDIQHKSMPDREHTLQEQYMTLYGWKKREAGNQPAKATGADEGEVETLKVYRTMKLEDWKELEGGNNAKLSGHLGDFKQAQNYLYRKSPEPKVLIEFTLRPGAERDLFNTGIMAFPDVKGKTVPNLIKSTLIQEGTSDSFAKASTNEGTAPDKVGIKSEGGEAGFSLGIGGGTSPEVFMGLVADKKVIGRSEAE; encoded by the coding sequence ATGAGAGAATATGTCAGCCGGAAGAAACAAACTACTACAGGCTTCTCAATTCCATCCCTAAAACACCCAACACGCGGCTTTGGTTTGGAGTCGTCGGCAATTTCACGCCAAGCGGTTCCGAAAATACAACCACTTAATCAACTAGTTACTCACGATATCAGTCACATACCACTGCGATCGCAAGCAAAACTCTCAATAAGCCAGCCTGGAGACATTTACGAACAGGAAGCTGATAGCGTCGCACAACAGGTAATGCAAAGAATGGCGCAACCAGTAAATCGCCAGTCTATTCAACGAGAAGCATTACCAGAGGAAGAAGAAGAATTACAGATGAAATCTCTGGACAATAGCACACTGCAACGAGAAGCATTGCCAGAGGATGAGGAAGAATTGCAGATGAAATCTCTGGACAATAGCACACTGCAACGAGAAGCATTGCCAGAGGATGAGGAAGAATTGCAGATGAAATCTTTGGACAATAGCACACTGCAACGAGAAGCATTGCCAGAGGATGAGGAAGAATTACAGATGAAATCTCTGGACAATAGCACACTGCAACGAGAAGCATTGCCAGAGGATGAGGAAGAATTACAGATGAAGCCGATGGTGCAGCGCCAGGCTGAGGCTGAGATAGCTGCTGCGCCTGACTTAGAAGCGTCTATTAATCAGGCAAAGAGTGGGGGACAGTCAATGGCTGACAACATCCGCAAACCGATGGAACAGGCGTTTGGCGCTGATTTCAGTGGGGTGAAGGTTCACACGGATGGTAAATCTGACCAGTTAAATCAATCAATACAGGCGCGGGCTTTCACAACGGGACAAGATGTGTTTTTTCGGCAGGGAGAATATAATCCAGGGAGTCGAGGGGGGCAAGAGTTGTTGGCGCATGAGTTAACCCATGTTGTGCAGCAGAATGGCGGGGCTGTGCAGCGAAAAGCCATGCCAAAAGAATATCTCCAAGCTAAGTCAACCCTACGGAGTGGGGAAGCGATCGCAGAATTGAGAGATTTTCAGGAAATGGCCAATAACAGCCCACAAACTAAACAAGCACCTCAATTGCAGGCGATGGCTGACAATTATTCAGATCGACAACCCATCCAGAAAAAAGAAAGCCTTACAGAACCAACCACAAGCTTAACGACTGCTTTATCAAGTGAGTACGTATTGCAACGGAAGATTAAGATTAAGGCTGATAAGGGTAAAAAAACAAAAACATACGCAAACTTTAAGGCTTTTGAAAAGTCCCCATCCTATGAGACACTCATGGGCAGTCTTGCTGAACTCGATGTCGATCCAAAGGTAGTTGAATTCCATCTCAAACAACTCTTTTCCACGGAGGTAGAATTCGAGAACGAACAACATTTTACGGAAGCACTAATTTATGACATCCAACATAAGAGTATGCCGGATCGGGAGCATACCTTACAGGAGCAGTACATGACACTTTACGGCTGGAAAAAACGCGAGGCTGGAAACCAACCAGCAAAGGCTACTGGAGCAGACGAAGGCGAAGTTGAGACATTGAAGGTATACCGGACAATGAAATTAGAGGACTGGAAAGAACTTGAAGGAGGTAATAACGCGAAGCTAAGTGGGCATTTAGGAGACTTCAAACAAGCTCAAAACTACTTATATCGTAAAAGCCCTGAGCCGAAAGTACTTATAGAATTTACACTGCGTCCCGGAGCCGAACGGGATTTGTTTAATACTGGGATAATGGCGTTCCCGGATGTAAAGGGAAAGACTGTGCCAAATTTGATAAAAAGCACGTTGATACAAGAAGGAACGAGCGACTCATTCGCAAAGGCCTCAACGAATGAAGGCACAGCACCGGACAAGGTTGGGATTAAGTCAGAGGGTGGTGAAGCTGGGTTTAGTCTGGGGATTGGTGGTGGTACATCGCCTGAAGTATTTATGGGGTTAGTTGCAGACAAGAAGGTTATTGGGAGATCGGAAGCAGAATAG
- a CDS encoding CIS tube protein — MASPAIIVIQKRQPQLEKAKLVAYKSGATKDIELMFNPTDISFTRTVTWESQQGNRTTKLFPKVNFSGLEPYKFTLKQLLFDTYETKESVMKYVSIIKQGVEGIDDKPDTRPPVYRFIWGTEYFYCVITSLTYTLNMFLTDGTPVRAMVDIALQQVDETNLPVGKESASKGKDRQANQKLGKTDKPK, encoded by the coding sequence ATGGCAAGTCCAGCAATTATTGTTATTCAAAAACGTCAACCGCAACTTGAAAAAGCCAAACTTGTGGCTTATAAAAGTGGAGCAACGAAAGATATTGAATTGATGTTTAATCCTACAGACATTAGTTTTACTCGAACTGTGACGTGGGAAAGTCAGCAAGGGAATAGAACTACCAAACTTTTCCCTAAAGTTAACTTTTCTGGCCTTGAGCCTTACAAATTCACACTTAAACAGTTACTATTCGATACTTATGAAACTAAAGAATCGGTAATGAAGTACGTAAGCATTATCAAGCAAGGTGTAGAAGGTATCGACGATAAGCCTGATACGCGTCCACCTGTTTACAGATTTATCTGGGGAACAGAGTATTTTTATTGTGTAATCACAAGTCTAACTTACACTTTAAATATGTTTCTTACTGATGGCACACCAGTCAGGGCAATGGTAGATATAGCCTTACAACAAGTAGATGAAACAAACCTTCCTGTAGGAAAAGAATCAGCTTCTAAAGGCAAAGATCGCCAGGCAAATCAAAAGCTCGGAAAAACTGATAAGCCAAAGTAA
- a CDS encoding substrate-binding domain-containing protein, with product MPSFESFYQQYPCSYNSPLSCDRPFQTAQQIKGAKFCLECGFPATLPQEAEIKGNQGTYQIASFIGVRGLGRLYSGIQLKDKQPVIIKEYLLPNRSFNESETQKRKDTFKRVGGVSLADSRIQNFRLVETKEAIADEKGERCYLITQGIESSQTLGKYLIEKGAMTSLDVREVLNQGLQTLQFLHTQKLRFPSNQTQLGITHGNINLDSTLIKVENNQEFSIYFCDLAIWENLFIPPIITQPAPARPEQDLESLGLLAFYLWAGRTINFLSNQPLDPRDNQQWPDTDSHLKQFIYRLMGLETPFENAETARQALLQLPKEDSGKSSVRSPASQVIEKPLSMPLILLGILALLLLGGVILYWLLGKKTDNPNQYILWSRLVRNFSEVPNVPSGQFTYTGEKDSTWSFVLTQSVDNSRLGDLLTRPKPDATATFNYESVLSSNINNPIKSIEEVQTSKKDFAITSLADNITDKLTKGQVAYDGLLVFVAFNKRDSNIANALGGQINIEQLRQIYTGKITNWQQISPKLPNLTVKPFAPTEPEAISKFKEIILKNAPQDEALFTAKVTKLDTTKTQNQIRSETLEGRTTGIISFGIISKTSSQCTGYPLAIADGKKSAIQPLFQRRDRRSINPSDDLCQHDDYYVDVTTFQSYPLGYPIFVVYPKDSSRLPGGSTFAQMLTTRQGQCLLSKVGLVALQPMPDDINSYACKSVP from the coding sequence ATGCCTTCATTTGAATCTTTTTATCAACAATACCCCTGTTCGTATAATTCTCCCTTAAGTTGCGATCGCCCTTTTCAAACGGCGCAGCAAATCAAGGGGGCTAAGTTTTGCTTGGAATGTGGTTTTCCGGCAACTTTACCACAGGAGGCTGAGATTAAAGGAAATCAGGGGACTTATCAAATAGCTAGTTTTATTGGTGTGCGGGGTTTAGGCCGCTTATACTCAGGTATCCAACTCAAGGACAAACAACCTGTCATCATCAAAGAATACCTACTACCCAATCGTTCTTTTAATGAAAGCGAGACTCAAAAGCGCAAAGATACTTTTAAACGGGTGGGTGGGGTAAGTTTAGCCGATAGTAGAATTCAAAACTTCCGTCTGGTGGAAACTAAAGAAGCGATCGCAGATGAAAAAGGAGAGCGTTGTTATTTAATTACTCAAGGAATAGAGTCATCCCAAACTTTAGGTAAGTATCTCATAGAAAAGGGAGCAATGACATCTCTTGATGTGCGTGAGGTACTAAATCAAGGTTTACAAACTCTCCAGTTTCTCCACACCCAAAAGCTGCGTTTCCCCTCCAATCAAACACAACTGGGTATAACTCACGGCAACATTAATTTAGATAGTACTTTAATTAAAGTAGAAAATAATCAAGAGTTCTCTATATACTTTTGCGATTTAGCTATCTGGGAAAACTTATTTATTCCACCTATTATTACTCAACCCGCACCCGCCAGACCCGAGCAAGATTTAGAATCATTAGGGTTGCTAGCCTTTTATTTGTGGGCAGGAAGAACAATTAATTTTTTATCCAACCAGCCTCTCGACCCTAGAGATAATCAACAATGGCCAGATACCGATAGCCATTTGAAGCAGTTTATTTATCGTTTAATGGGGCTAGAAACTCCTTTCGAGAATGCGGAAACGGCTCGTCAAGCACTGCTACAACTTCCTAAAGAAGATAGTGGTAAGAGTTCGGTACGTTCTCCAGCTTCTCAAGTAATAGAAAAGCCTTTGTCAATGCCTTTAATTTTGTTAGGAATTCTGGCTTTATTACTACTTGGCGGGGTAATTTTATATTGGCTTTTGGGCAAGAAAACAGATAATCCTAATCAATATATACTCTGGTCTAGGCTTGTGCGGAATTTCTCTGAAGTCCCTAACGTCCCTTCTGGACAATTTACTTACACAGGAGAAAAAGACAGTACATGGAGCTTTGTTTTGACGCAATCGGTAGACAACAGTCGTTTAGGAGATTTGTTGACCAGACCAAAGCCAGATGCAACAGCAACATTTAACTATGAATCTGTTTTGTCATCCAATATAAATAATCCGATTAAAAGTATTGAAGAAGTCCAAACAAGCAAAAAAGATTTTGCAATTACTAGTTTGGCAGACAACATCACAGATAAACTTACTAAAGGACAAGTTGCTTATGATGGATTACTTGTTTTTGTAGCATTTAATAAAAGAGACTCAAATATTGCTAATGCTCTGGGTGGGCAAATAAATATTGAGCAATTGCGTCAAATTTACACAGGTAAAATTACCAATTGGCAGCAAATTAGTCCCAAACTTCCAAATCTGACTGTGAAACCTTTTGCTCCAACTGAACCAGAAGCAATCAGTAAATTTAAAGAAATAATTCTCAAAAATGCCCCTCAAGACGAAGCTTTATTTACAGCGAAAGTTACTAAACTTGATACAACAAAAACCCAAAATCAGATCCGCAGTGAGACTTTAGAGGGGCGAACCACTGGTATTATCAGTTTTGGCATTATCAGTAAAACTTCGAGTCAGTGTACTGGCTATCCGCTAGCGATCGCAGATGGTAAAAAGTCAGCAATTCAACCTCTGTTTCAAAGGCGCGATCGCCGCTCAATTAATCCCTCAGATGACTTGTGTCAACATGATGATTATTATGTTGATGTCACAACTTTCCAAAGCTACCCCCTGGGATACCCTATTTTTGTAGTGTACCCTAAAGACAGCAGCCGCCTGCCTGGTGGTTCTACATTTGCCCAGATGCTAACCACTCGTCAGGGTCAGTGTTTACTTAGTAAAGTAGGTCTTGTAGCTTTACAACCTATGCCTGATGATATAAATTCCTATGCCTGCAAATCGGTGCCCTAA
- a CDS encoding phage tail protein → MATGANNGNITHELNYVTTNRFYVEIDSSIAASFAECTGLSVQIKKNVFQEGGVNDQQRIYLGHTEFADITLKRGFTDHPGFWNWMNAVFDEQKKTSRRNVNILIFNQAGETMMSWTLIGAIPITWKTPALQADGKAVAIEELTLAYEGLQIARSTGGGTSVQRNQKTGYFVSS, encoded by the coding sequence ATGGCTACAGGCGCTAATAACGGCAACATTACTCACGAATTAAATTATGTTACTACTAATCGGTTCTATGTAGAAATAGACAGTTCTATTGCTGCATCTTTTGCTGAATGTACAGGATTAAGTGTTCAAATTAAGAAAAATGTTTTTCAGGAAGGTGGTGTCAACGACCAGCAAAGAATTTATTTAGGTCATACAGAATTTGCAGACATAACCCTGAAGCGAGGATTTACCGATCATCCAGGTTTTTGGAACTGGATGAATGCAGTTTTTGATGAACAAAAGAAAACATCTCGGCGTAATGTCAATATTCTGATTTTTAACCAAGCTGGTGAAACGATGATGAGTTGGACTTTGATTGGCGCTATTCCCATAACCTGGAAAACACCTGCACTCCAAGCAGATGGAAAAGCAGTTGCAATTGAAGAATTAACTTTAGCTTATGAAGGTTTACAAATAGCAAGGTCTACAGGAGGAGGCACTTCTGTACAACGAAATCAAAAAACAGGATATTTCGTTTCTAGTTAA
- a CDS encoding FHA domain-containing protein gives MPANRCPNPSCEYFNRALPNNAKVCPWCSTPVGPVNNVVSPTPQPPIQPQPSQQPSNQPPPVQYQRPATDQPNYQPPQQAPVDYSTVYQPRVAYQPTPPVYTPPPQRAPALKLIHSTGREFHLVGEGGYIGRRSQSPGIAPPEIDLTGIPSEGIVSRRHARVDWDWSQNAYMIVDMSTNGIYLNNNSLTPGMQYRLLNGDSLRFGQDNLVNFTVYIV, from the coding sequence ATGCCTGCAAATCGGTGCCCTAATCCTAGTTGCGAATATTTTAACCGCGCCCTGCCTAACAATGCTAAGGTTTGTCCCTGGTGTTCGACTCCTGTGGGCCCTGTGAATAATGTAGTTTCCCCTACACCACAACCACCTATTCAACCACAGCCTAGTCAACAACCGTCTAATCAACCTCCGCCTGTTCAGTATCAGCGGCCAGCAACAGACCAACCTAACTACCAACCTCCTCAACAAGCCCCCGTTGATTATTCAACAGTCTATCAGCCACGGGTTGCTTATCAACCAACACCCCCAGTTTATACCCCTCCACCTCAAAGAGCGCCAGCCTTAAAGCTGATTCATAGCACCGGCAGAGAATTTCATCTCGTTGGGGAAGGAGGTTATATTGGTCGCCGCAGTCAGAGTCCAGGAATAGCACCACCCGAAATTGACTTGACTGGCATCCCTAGTGAGGGAATAGTCTCTCGTCGTCACGCCCGAGTCGATTGGGACTGGTCGCAAAATGCATACATGATTGTTGATATGAGTACAAATGGTATTTATTTAAACAACAATTCTCTCACTCCTGGTATGCAATATCGCCTGCTTAATGGAGATTCATTGCGATTTGGTCAGGACAATCTAGTTAACTTTACGGTATATATTGTGTAG
- a CDS encoding GPW/gp25 family protein — translation MVYGRERAYLGTGWAYPLHLSVQGGIQLSREDQKVKESIWIILRTGVGERVYRPTFGSRLSELAFAPLNSETLLRIRLYVLEALEVWEPRITIDEVVTDPDPVRGRVDIIINYRLKDGPDIYSFVYPYYLVSAGEES, via the coding sequence ATGGTTTATGGTCGCGAACGAGCCTATTTGGGAACAGGTTGGGCTTATCCACTGCATTTAAGCGTGCAAGGTGGGATACAACTTAGCCGTGAAGATCAAAAAGTTAAAGAATCTATTTGGATTATCCTCCGCACGGGAGTAGGTGAGCGGGTTTATCGACCTACCTTTGGTTCGCGCTTGTCAGAACTGGCGTTTGCACCTTTAAATAGCGAAACCTTACTGCGAATCCGTCTTTATGTTTTGGAAGCTTTAGAAGTTTGGGAACCACGCATTACTATCGATGAAGTTGTCACCGATCCTGACCCTGTGCGTGGCAGAGTGGACATCATCATCAATTATCGACTTAAAGACGGCCCCGATATTTATAGTTTTGTTTATCCTTATTACTTGGTTTCAGCTGGGGAGGAATCGTGA
- a CDS encoding PAAR domain-containing protein — protein sequence MGKPAARITDNVAHPLPPVLTGGPGSPNVLIGSLPAWRGVLAAAVPALQSAKQISDTAIQVAEAATLAAAGTPGLPGALATEQTTKATSAATMGSAIAAAAAAADIHNCTTPLPLPPHGPGVVIDGSQTVLINNLPASRMGDTIIEALGPPNKIIKGNPTVLIGG from the coding sequence GTGGGTAAACCGGCAGCAAGAATTACTGACAATGTGGCGCATCCTTTACCCCCAGTTTTAACAGGAGGGCCGGGTAGTCCTAATGTGTTGATTGGATCTTTACCTGCGTGGCGGGGCGTGCTTGCCGCAGCAGTACCAGCTTTGCAATCCGCCAAGCAAATTTCTGATACAGCTATTCAAGTGGCTGAGGCTGCTACCCTAGCGGCTGCTGGTACACCAGGACTACCTGGTGCTTTAGCTACTGAGCAAACTACAAAGGCAACATCAGCAGCTACTATGGGTAGTGCGATCGCTGCTGCTGCTGCTGCTGCTGATATTCATAATTGCACTACACCTTTACCCTTGCCTCCTCACGGGCCTGGGGTTGTGATTGACGGCAGCCAGACTGTTCTGATTAACAACCTACCCGCCTCTCGGATGGGCGACACTATTATAGAAGCATTAGGGCCACCGAATAAAATTATCAAAGGTAATCCCACTGTTTTGATTGGCGGCTAA
- a CDS encoding VgrG-related protein, whose translation MTKESLYLSQPKVQIEGLDDSSELMKDLVQITIEESLHLPAMFTLVVHNSYLPTSERSENKPWRYEQVFKIGKKVKLGFSGSTTQDPNFKKDVEEDFLMQGEITAMEVHFNDKSEADIIVRGYDISHRLHRGRYNRSFLNETDSDIVKKVVKQVGIKLGNIESTSEVHKYVFQENQTNMEFLRERAARIGFELFITEDKINFCNPKVQGSLSLKWLVNISKFSTRVTSAEQVSSVEVRAWDYSQKRLISQIAKKEKQVTETGNKLGSSTSTAFSNLNSPKMTVVDKPVTSENQAKAMAQALCDELGGEFVYADAKATGNPEIRPGRVINLEGMGDRYSGKYYVTETRHFFNQRVYETDFSVRGLRSGNLFTTLSPEKRLQPSETLLVGIVTDNKDPEKMGRVKVKFPTLTEDHTSDWARVVAVGAGQNRGFDCLPEVNDEVLVGFEHGDIHRPYVIGGVWNGKDAPPEKVGDSVTSGVRLRTIKTRVGHVLQFVEEDKGSSKTGIRVETKDGHKIYLNDSQRCIEIETKGGHRIKMDDMAKSVSVKSTGNMSLDAAGNIDISANGTITVKGALIRLN comes from the coding sequence ATGACTAAGGAAAGCCTTTATTTAAGTCAACCTAAAGTTCAGATAGAAGGACTAGACGATTCTTCAGAATTGATGAAAGATTTGGTGCAAATCACCATAGAAGAAAGCCTTCATTTACCAGCAATGTTTACCCTAGTAGTACATAATAGCTATCTTCCCACTTCTGAACGCTCAGAAAACAAGCCTTGGCGATATGAGCAGGTATTTAAGATTGGGAAAAAAGTGAAGTTGGGTTTTAGTGGAAGTACTACTCAAGATCCTAATTTTAAAAAAGATGTAGAAGAAGATTTTCTGATGCAAGGCGAAATTACAGCAATGGAAGTTCACTTCAATGACAAATCTGAAGCTGATATTATTGTTCGTGGCTATGATATTTCCCATCGTCTTCACCGAGGGCGTTATAATCGTTCTTTTTTGAATGAAACTGATAGTGATATAGTCAAGAAAGTAGTTAAACAAGTAGGGATAAAACTTGGCAATATAGAGTCAACTAGCGAAGTTCATAAGTATGTCTTCCAAGAAAATCAAACTAATATGGAGTTTTTGCGGGAAAGGGCTGCCCGCATTGGTTTTGAATTATTTATTACAGAGGACAAGATAAATTTTTGCAACCCAAAAGTTCAGGGAAGTTTATCACTCAAATGGCTAGTTAATATTAGTAAATTTAGTACCCGCGTCACCAGTGCTGAACAGGTGAGTTCTGTGGAAGTACGTGCCTGGGACTATAGCCAGAAAAGATTGATTAGCCAAATAGCCAAGAAAGAGAAGCAAGTAACTGAGACAGGTAATAAGCTAGGAAGTAGTACAAGTACTGCATTTTCTAATCTTAATTCGCCCAAAATGACTGTTGTAGATAAACCTGTTACCAGTGAAAATCAAGCAAAGGCTATGGCTCAGGCTTTGTGTGATGAACTGGGAGGAGAATTTGTTTATGCAGATGCCAAAGCGACTGGGAATCCTGAGATTCGTCCTGGACGGGTTATTAATCTTGAGGGTATGGGCGATCGCTATAGTGGTAAATATTATGTTACAGAAACTCGCCATTTCTTTAATCAGCGCGTTTATGAAACTGATTTCAGCGTCCGGGGGCTACGTTCTGGTAACTTATTCACAACTCTCTCCCCAGAAAAACGTCTCCAGCCGTCTGAGACTTTATTAGTCGGAATTGTAACTGATAACAAAGATCCAGAGAAAATGGGCAGAGTGAAAGTTAAGTTTCCCACTCTCACAGAAGACCATACAAGTGACTGGGCGAGAGTTGTAGCTGTGGGAGCAGGTCAAAACAGAGGCTTCGACTGTTTACCAGAGGTAAACGATGAAGTTTTGGTAGGTTTTGAACATGGCGATATTCACCGTCCCTACGTCATTGGCGGGGTATGGAACGGGAAGGATGCACCACCGGAAAAGGTGGGTGATTCAGTTACAAGTGGCGTAAGATTACGCACCATTAAGACTCGCGTTGGTCATGTTTTACAGTTTGTTGAAGAGGATAAAGGAAGTAGTAAAACAGGTATTCGCGTAGAAACTAAAGACGGTCATAAAATATATCTCAATGATAGTCAAAGGTGCATAGAGATTGAAACCAAAGGCGGTCATAGAATAAAAATGGACGATATGGCTAAATCTGTTTCAGTAAAATCAACAGGTAATATGTCATTAGATGCTGCTGGAAATATAGACATTTCAGCCAACGGCACGATTACAGTCAAAGGTGCATTGATTCGACTTAACTAA